In Patescibacteria group bacterium, a single genomic region encodes these proteins:
- a CDS encoding nicotinate phosphoribosyltransferase, with the protein MTKPFPQTPYFTHSDLHLFELPQIFTAGSIWLESNMEHQVATFDLFVRSLPKNRNFLLMGGTEEIVRGILNWRYTGDEVRYLQKNNIITPRFARYLRGFHFTGDVYALPEGTVFFPDEPVVRITAPIIEGNLMTMFLINAFTSNTIFLSKVIRGVIAAKDKKFLASASLRAQSNESAFKFGRATYIAGGHGANMIPAFCRKYDLPFSDPSRKTYHALIKSFSTETAAMSRAAEIFPNTMDFMVDTYNFDRGLQHAIQVASELKRKKNSIKGITIDSGDLYKRSVQARKLLDKAGLKEVTITVASNLDEWKIDNLLSRSAPIDKFMALTEMIASKDAPSLEAVYKLAELQIGQTVVPKAKLASDKSNYPGKKQVFRVYQDGVMQKDIIGLEHEQLGRPLLRKMVEHGKLICRLLTLNEIRHYVLTQREELPSRLLSIKRNYAFPVGVSRQVNILMNKVRRAHM; encoded by the coding sequence ATGACTAAACCATTTCCCCAAACACCATATTTTACCCATTCTGACCTCCATCTTTTTGAGTTACCTCAGATATTTACCGCCGGTTCAATCTGGCTTGAGTCAAATATGGAGCACCAGGTTGCAACATTTGATCTCTTTGTCAGAAGCTTGCCGAAGAACAGAAATTTTTTATTGATGGGAGGCACAGAGGAAATAGTGCGTGGCATACTGAATTGGCGGTACACAGGTGACGAAGTAAGGTACTTACAAAAAAATAACATCATCACTCCTCGTTTTGCACGGTATCTGCGAGGCTTTCATTTCACCGGAGATGTCTATGCCTTGCCAGAGGGCACGGTATTTTTTCCGGATGAGCCAGTCGTGCGTATCACCGCACCGATCATTGAAGGAAATCTAATGACGATGTTCTTGATTAACGCCTTTACAAGTAATACCATTTTTTTATCAAAGGTGATCAGAGGAGTAATAGCAGCCAAAGACAAGAAATTTCTTGCATCGGCCAGTTTACGAGCTCAATCTAACGAATCTGCTTTTAAATTCGGCCGGGCAACTTATATTGCGGGTGGGCATGGTGCTAATATGATTCCGGCTTTCTGCAGGAAATATGATCTACCGTTTAGTGATCCTTCCAGAAAGACCTATCATGCTTTGATCAAATCTTTTTCTACCGAGACGGCAGCGATGAGCCGGGCAGCAGAAATTTTTCCAAATACGATGGATTTTATGGTTGATACCTACAATTTTGATAGAGGATTACAGCATGCTATCCAAGTTGCTAGTGAATTGAAGCGAAAGAAAAATTCAATAAAAGGCATCACCATTGACAGTGGTGATTTATACAAGCGTTCTGTGCAAGCAAGGAAACTGTTAGACAAAGCGGGTCTTAAAGAAGTAACGATAACGGTCGCGAGTAATTTAGATGAATGGAAAATAGACAATTTGTTGAGTCGAAGTGCACCGATAGACAAATTCATGGCTCTCACAGAAATGATAGCGTCAAAGGACGCTCCAAGCTTAGAAGCTGTTTATAAGTTAGCTGAGCTGCAGATAGGGCAGACAGTGGTTCCAAAAGCCAAGTTGGCTTCAGATAAGAGTAACTATCCTGGTAAAAAACAAGTGTTTCGAGTGTATCAAGATGGTGTGATGCAAAAAGATATCATCGGGCTTGAACATGAACAGTTGGGACGACCGCTGTTGAGAAAAATGGTAGAGCATGGAAAACTGATCTGTCGGTTGCTGACACTCAATGAAATTCGCCATTATGTTTTAACCCAGCGAGAAGAATTGCCGTCGCGCTTATTAAGCATCAAAAGAAATTATGCTTTTCCGGTTGGAGTGAGCCGTCAGGTTAATATACTCATGAATAAGGTTAGAAGGGCGCATATGTAG
- a CDS encoding transporter substrate-binding domain-containing protein: MYNLNNYKSILLIVVIVLITSFIGVNLFSDKNRTSQNDDLLSTVLDKGEIRAGYVVDPPAMIKDPNTGELSGIFHDALEVAGENLDLKINWVEEAGWGTMIEGLDAGRYDVIVTDLWPNAARAKNIDFTIPLYYSAVGVYTRPDENRFADLVDINNPDITVATIDGEMSAFITQSNFPDATVISLPQDTPVSQLLLNVITHKADVTFVQPAIAEEFLANNPGSVKNITKDDPIRSFGNTMGIPKNQAGFESMMNTALEELLNNGKINELIHQYEKYPGSFYPVVKPYTVP, translated from the coding sequence ATGTATAACCTGAACAATTATAAATCAATTTTGCTGATTGTGGTGATAGTCCTCATTACCTCTTTCATTGGGGTTAATTTGTTCTCTGATAAAAATAGAACCAGTCAAAATGACGATCTTTTGTCTACCGTATTGGACAAAGGAGAAATTCGCGCTGGCTATGTAGTAGATCCACCGGCCATGATCAAAGATCCAAATACTGGTGAGCTGTCTGGTATTTTTCACGATGCACTTGAGGTGGCTGGTGAAAATTTGGATCTCAAAATTAATTGGGTTGAAGAGGCTGGTTGGGGAACAATGATAGAGGGATTAGACGCTGGTCGTTACGATGTGATCGTGACAGACTTATGGCCTAATGCCGCCAGAGCAAAGAATATAGATTTTACAATCCCGCTTTATTACAGCGCGGTTGGTGTGTATACACGCCCAGATGAAAATCGTTTTGCTGATCTAGTCGATATCAATAACCCAGATATTACGGTTGCGACGATAGATGGTGAAATGTCGGCTTTTATCACTCAATCAAATTTTCCTGACGCAACTGTTATTTCGTTGCCGCAAGATACTCCTGTCTCACAATTACTTCTTAATGTCATAACGCATAAAGCGGATGTGACTTTTGTTCAGCCGGCTATTGCTGAAGAATTTTTGGCGAATAATCCGGGTTCGGTAAAAAATATAACTAAAGATGATCCGATTCGATCTTTTGGTAATACAATGGGAATACCAAAAAATCAAGCTGGATTTGAGTCAATGATGAATACGGCGCTCGAAGAACTATTGAATAACGGGAAAATAAATGAATTAATACATCAGTACGAAAAGTATCCAGGATCCTTTTATCCAGTCGTCAAACCATATACCGTACCATAG
- a CDS encoding ATP-binding cassette domain-containing protein, whose amino-acid sequence MMHATHITKIIAGKKILNNVSLSLESGEIISIVGPSGAGKTTFLRAISLIDFPDAGSLKIDEDNYQFPIRQDECIKFPYPNLTIVFQQLFIWPHLTIRQNLTLPLRKNINEKHFAEMVDLFQMDSFLERYPNEVSIGECQRAALVRALLLKPNYLLLDEVTSALDIEQSYLILAHLKQIANRGVGIVIVSHALHLASKISDKVIFLDAGSIVEEGTGDILINPKTERLKKFVNVARQVI is encoded by the coding sequence ATGATGCACGCAACTCATATCACCAAGATAATAGCTGGTAAGAAAATATTAAATAATGTTTCCCTATCCTTGGAAAGTGGTGAGATCATTTCTATTGTTGGTCCGAGTGGGGCTGGTAAAACGACTTTTTTGCGCGCCATTTCTTTAATTGATTTTCCGGATGCAGGATCATTGAAAATTGATGAAGACAATTATCAATTTCCGATTCGACAAGATGAATGTATTAAATTTCCATATCCAAATTTGACTATTGTTTTTCAGCAACTTTTCATTTGGCCGCATTTAACTATTAGGCAAAATCTAACGCTACCTTTGCGCAAGAATATCAATGAAAAGCATTTTGCAGAAATGGTCGATCTATTTCAGATGGATTCATTTTTAGAGCGCTACCCAAACGAAGTATCAATCGGAGAATGCCAGCGAGCGGCTCTGGTACGCGCTTTGCTCCTTAAACCAAATTACCTTTTACTTGACGAAGTAACTTCCGCGTTAGATATCGAACAATCTTATCTGATTCTTGCCCATCTTAAACAGATTGCCAACCGAGGAGTTGGAATAGTTATTGTGAGTCATGCGTTACACCTAGCAAGTAAAATTAGTGACAAAGTAATTTTTCTGGATGCGGGTAGTATTGTGGAAGAGGGAACTGGTGATATTTTAATTAATCCAAAAACTGAGCGATTAAAAAAATTCGTCAACGTTGCTCGGCAAGTTATTTAA
- a CDS encoding ABC transporter permease subunit, producing the protein MFDTIAHIIIQYREGLISGILVSLALVAIVWTTGLVFGVLFGWWAHQKKGVGSWLKVFWFLISSSPILVILFWLHFPLQAMLGVVIKPFITAAAGLSVVNIVFVAAIIKDSLDGLPKQYFIAGKVSGLSEKEIFTKIKFPLMMRAVIPQLLFLQVAMLQATIFASLISVEEIFRVAQRINSMIYKPVEIYTTLALFFIAICLPLNVLAYWLKKTYTRNHSEK; encoded by the coding sequence ATGTTTGACACGATCGCACATATCATTATTCAATATCGGGAGGGTCTCATCTCAGGCATCCTTGTTAGTTTGGCGTTAGTTGCAATTGTTTGGACGACAGGTTTAGTTTTTGGTGTATTGTTTGGCTGGTGGGCACATCAAAAAAAAGGTGTAGGCTCTTGGCTCAAAGTGTTTTGGTTTCTAATCTCAAGTAGTCCAATTTTAGTTATTTTGTTTTGGTTGCACTTCCCCTTGCAAGCCATGTTAGGAGTTGTCATCAAACCATTTATTACCGCAGCAGCTGGTCTTTCGGTTGTTAATATTGTTTTTGTTGCAGCCATAATAAAAGATAGTTTGGATGGACTGCCGAAACAGTATTTTATTGCCGGTAAAGTCAGTGGGCTAAGCGAAAAAGAAATATTTACTAAAATTAAATTTCCGTTGATGATGCGTGCCGTTATTCCGCAATTGCTTTTTCTGCAAGTGGCGATGTTGCAAGCCACAATTTTCGCCAGTTTAATTTCTGTTGAAGAGATTTTTCGTGTTGCTCAAAGAATCAACTCCATGATCTACAAACCAGTCGAAATTTATACAACCCTGGCCTTATTTTTTATCGCTATTTGTTTGCCACTTAATGTACTGGCTTATTGGCTGAAAAAAACTTATACCAGAAATCATTCCGAGAAGTAA
- the ribA gene encoding GTP cyclohydrolase II RibA, which produces MLTSKQLAKITRLQKTKQKQSRTIPNKGIMINYCEKKFIVYRTVFVPYEDSILLVKKYMIKPGERVLDIGTGCGVIAVFSAYKGASKVVAVDTNSVAVRATNQNAHTHGFTKIIDARCSDLFNKLETGEKFDVITVNLPYRNKAAKDLVEASFWDSGFRTYKRFFSEVSKYLNRNGRIYLAQANYGDIAMMKRLAKAASFTVKLIGKKTMPKGDPRVFYVFEIKRSAQKIKVAGPIKMPALVGKQSVAHFKLYLLRLRNGDYYALEKGRVKGTDWPLVRIHSACNTAQIFHSQRCDCHAQLQMAMEVIHRARKGLIIYVVNHEGRGVGAFNHIRVYQKQDEGYDTIHSYLTLGLPVDSRDYSEIEDVLKWFKLKQIRLLTNNPKKISALEKMNIEIRREPLITKLHKYNKSQIEFRIKKLGHLIPLSNKRI; this is translated from the coding sequence ATGCTCACTTCAAAACAACTGGCCAAGATCACACGCCTGCAAAAAACTAAACAAAAACAATCGCGCACTATACCTAACAAAGGCATCATGATTAATTATTGTGAAAAGAAATTTATTGTTTATCGCACTGTGTTTGTACCGTATGAGGATTCAATTCTGCTCGTTAAAAAATATATGATTAAACCCGGTGAGCGTGTGTTGGATATCGGCACTGGCTGCGGAGTGATTGCTGTATTTTCTGCATACAAAGGAGCCAGTAAGGTGGTGGCTGTAGATACCAATTCTGTGGCAGTACGAGCTACGAACCAGAACGCTCACACTCATGGCTTCACAAAGATCATTGATGCGCGCTGTTCCGATCTATTCAACAAATTAGAGACCGGTGAAAAATTTGACGTTATTACTGTAAATTTGCCCTACCGTAACAAAGCCGCCAAGGATCTTGTGGAAGCTTCATTCTGGGACTCTGGGTTCCGAACCTATAAAAGATTTTTTTCAGAAGTAAGTAAGTACCTCAACCGCAACGGAAGAATTTATCTGGCACAAGCCAACTATGGAGACATTGCGATGATGAAGCGTTTAGCCAAAGCGGCGAGTTTTACAGTTAAACTCATTGGCAAAAAGACAATGCCCAAGGGAGATCCTAGGGTATTTTATGTCTTTGAAATAAAACGATCTGCACAAAAAATTAAAGTCGCCGGACCGATTAAAATGCCAGCCCTAGTAGGAAAGCAATCTGTAGCGCATTTCAAATTATACCTTTTAAGATTACGTAACGGAGATTATTACGCTCTAGAGAAAGGTCGCGTCAAAGGGACTGACTGGCCATTGGTTCGCATTCATTCGGCTTGTAATACTGCACAGATATTTCATTCCCAGCGTTGCGACTGTCATGCGCAACTACAGATGGCGATGGAAGTAATCCACCGCGCGCGTAAAGGTCTTATTATCTATGTGGTCAACCACGAAGGCAGAGGGGTTGGCGCCTTTAACCACATCCGCGTGTATCAAAAGCAAGACGAAGGTTATGATACGATTCATTCTTATCTCACATTGGGTTTGCCAGTCGATTCCCGCGATTACAGCGAGATCGAAGATGTTCTGAAGTGGTTTAAATTAAAACAGATTCGTCTTCTCACGAATAACCCAAAAAAGATATCCGCTTTGGAAAAGATGAATATTGAGATCCGGCGTGAACCACTCATCACTAAATTACATAAATATAATAAGTCGCAGATTGAGTTCAGAATCAAAAAACTTGGTCACTTAATTCCTCTCTCAAATAAACGGATCTAA